In the Solanum pennellii chromosome 5, SPENNV200 genome, one interval contains:
- the LOC107019965 gene encoding organic cation/carnitine transporter 3-like — MSDQSLLNRKNTSKTLDETIERCIGEFGWAQLLQSVLVSLSWVFDAQQTFISVFTDTHAVNEWSLQQQGVSSLLNGLPASSFFIGCLIGGLVLSTLADTKLGRKNMLVFSCLVMSVAGTITSISTNIWIYSFLRFLSGFGRATIGTCALVLSTELVGNQWRGQVGIIGFVCFTIGFLSLPIIAFLNKESSWRVMYLWTCIPTILYSILVHFLVCESPRWLYVRGNKEEFVSTLKSITTRSSLTLSFFGSFFEFEDQEHDNKSNESSTINLYSAIKMLIERKWAFRRLISVMLVGFGIGMVYYGMPLGVGNLPFNLYLSVTLNALSELPASIVTFFLIGKLTRKKSLLVFAMLSGICSIGCVIVQNDDFKVLQMGFELFSFFSACTGFNVLLIYTVELFPTCVRNSAVSMVRQALVLGGAISPMLVAFGRKNRWFSYGVFGICIAICGLFVLCLPETKGRTLSDTMDEEEYNESVFVC; from the exons atgaGTGATCAATCGTTATTAAATCGAAAAAATACATCGAAAACGCTCGATGAGACGATAGAGAGGTGCATTGGTGAATTTGGATGGGCACAATTGTTACAATCCGTCCTCGTATCTCTATCGTGGGTTTTCGATGCACAACAAACATTTATCAGTGTCTTCACCGACACACATGCCGTTAATGAATGGTCGTTACAGCAACAAGGGGTGAGTTCACTTCTCAATGGATTACCAGCGTCTTCGTTTTTCATAGGTTGTCTTATTGGAGGTTTGGTATTATCCACATTGGCTGACACAAAACTCGGACGAAAAAACATGTTGGTTTTTTCATGTCTTGTCATGTCAGTAGCCGGAACCATTACATCGATTTCAACGAACATTTGGATTTActcatttttgaggtttttGAGTGGATTTGGAAGGGCTACTATTGGGACTTGTGCACTTGTTTTATCAACAGAGTTAGTAGGAAATCAATGGCGTGGACAAGTTGGTATAATTggttttgtttgttttactaTTGGTTTTCTATCATTGCCAATTATTGCTTTTTTGAATAAAGAGTCTTCATGGAGAGTGATGTATTTGTGGACATGTATTCCAACAATTTTGTACTCAATTTTGGTACATTTTTTGGTTTGTGAATCACCAAGATGGCTTTATGTAAGAGGGAACAAAGAGGAATTTGTGTCAACTTTGAAAAGTATTACAACAAGGAGTAGCTTGACATTGAGCTTCTTTGGAtccttttttgaatttgaagatCAAGAACATGATAAT AAATCGAACGAGTCATCAACAATTAATCTCTACTCAGCTATCAAGATGTTGATCGAAAGAAAATGGGCTTTTAGACGACTTATATCGGTTATGTTGGTTGGTTTTGGCATAGGAATGGTATATTATGGGATGCCATTAGGTGTTGGAAATTTACCTTTTAATCTATACCTAAGTGTTACACTTAATGCACTATCAGAATTACCAGCATCAATAGTAACATTTTTCCTAATTGGAAAACTAACTAGGAAAAAATCACTATTAGTATTTGCTATGTTAAGTGGAATATGTAGTATAGGTTGTGTAATAGTACAAAATGATGATTTCAAAGTATTACAAATGGGGTTtgaacttttttcattttttagtgCATGTACTGGTTTTAATGTTTTGTTAATTTACACTGTTGAATTGTTTCCAACTTGTGTTAGAAATTCAGCAGTGTCAATGGTGAGACAAGCATTGGTACTTGGTGGTGCAATAAGTCCAATGTTAGTGGCTTTTGGGAGGAAAAATAGATGGTTTTCTTATGGAGTTTTTGGGATTTGTATAGCAATTTGTGGATTGTTTGTGTTGTGTTTGCCAGAAACTAAAGGAAGGACATTGAGTGATACTATGGATGAAGAGGAGTACAATGAAAGTGTATTTGTTTGCTAA